The proteins below come from a single Bacteroidota bacterium genomic window:
- a CDS encoding NTP transferase domain-containing protein yields MPETGKKQMMCSVVILAAGYSARMGLSKPFLKWDERVCFLEHIIDQYRSICCGKVAVVLNKENLDRYRVGHYNFLNGTVKVINEHPEYERFYSIQLGIKASGVRFPCFIQDGDNPFVTESLLSMLYQQYIPDGWVVPAFEGRGGHPVLIGTEAVNKIMSIETYETTLKDELRGLKKIIVPTEDPSIRYNINTIEDYNKHFGESLNVNL; encoded by the coding sequence ATGCCGGAAACCGGAAAAAAGCAGATGATGTGCTCGGTTGTTATTCTTGCTGCAGGATATTCAGCAAGGATGGGATTGAGTAAGCCGTTTCTTAAGTGGGACGAGCGGGTCTGCTTTCTGGAACATATCATAGACCAATATCGTTCGATATGTTGCGGCAAGGTTGCGGTGGTGCTGAACAAAGAGAATCTGGACCGCTACAGAGTGGGACATTATAATTTCCTTAACGGGACGGTAAAAGTGATTAATGAGCATCCGGAATACGAACGATTTTATTCCATACAGTTAGGTATAAAAGCTTCGGGTGTACGCTTCCCCTGTTTTATTCAGGATGGCGATAATCCTTTTGTTACGGAATCGTTACTTTCCATGCTATACCAGCAATATATTCCTGACGGTTGGGTGGTTCCTGCGTTTGAAGGGCGGGGTGGACACCCGGTGCTCATTGGAACTGAGGCCGTGAACAAGATAATGAGTATTGAAACCTATGAAACGACGTTAAAAGATGAGTTGCGGGGACTGAAAAAGATTATTGTTCCTACTGAAGATCCATCGATACGTTATAATATCAATACCATTGAGGATTACAATAAACACTTTGGCGAAAGTCTGAATGTTAATCTGTAA
- a CDS encoding DUF255 domain-containing protein, whose amino-acid sequence MKSFITVSLLAIAFLLPTFVKAQQPAAADKITWYSLKEATELNAKKPKKIFIDVFTDWCGWCKKMDQSTFTDPVVIKFMNKYFYAVKLNAEQGDTIIYLGKTYINPNPKSSRSTHQLATTLLQGQLYYPSFVILDDKMAVITKTMGYKEPKEVEPLLRYYGENAYKKKTYEVYMQTFKSELN is encoded by the coding sequence ATGAAAAGCTTCATCACCGTATCACTTCTTGCAATAGCCTTCCTGTTACCCACATTTGTAAAAGCCCAACAACCGGCCGCAGCTGACAAAATTACCTGGTACAGTCTTAAAGAAGCCACCGAGTTGAATGCAAAAAAACCAAAGAAAATTTTTATTGATGTGTTTACCGACTGGTGCGGATGGTGTAAAAAAATGGATCAGTCAACGTTTACAGATCCCGTTGTAATAAAGTTCATGAACAAGTATTTTTATGCCGTGAAGTTAAACGCGGAACAGGGCGATACAATCATATATCTGGGCAAAACCTACATAAATCCTAATCCCAAAAGCTCGCGTTCTACGCACCAGCTGGCCACAACATTATTACAAGGTCAATTATATTATCCCTCATTTGTAATTCTGGATGATAAAATGGCCGTCATCACGAAAACAATGGGATATAAAGAACCGAAAGAAGTGGAGCCTTTACTCAGATATTACGGAGAAAATGCATATAAGAAGAAAACCTACGAAGTGTATATGCAGACGTTCAAGAGTGAGCTTAACTGA